GTGCTTGAAGGTCTGCGGGTCGTCCCACTTCTTCAGGCGGAACATGCAGCGCCGCTCGTCCATCGAGATCGCCTGCCGGAACGTCTGTACGCTCGGGTTCAGAAGCGTGAACGCCAGCTCTTCCAGGCTCGGCCAATAGAAGCGATCGGCCCGCGGCACGATCACGCTCGCCACCGTATCCCAGACGCCGACGAAGCGGATGGTGGGCCAGCGCGTCGAGGTGATGCGCGCGAACTGCGCGGCGTTGTCGAAGGCCGACTGCGGCATCGCGTCTTCCGCGGCGGCGACATCGGTGAACGATTTCAGGCTCGCCCGCAGCTTCGGCGCCTCGTCGGAGGAGAACTGCTTGTAGGCGATCAGGCCGCTTCCGGCGAGATTGACCTGCTCCGGCGTGATCAGGCCGATCTTGTGGATCAGACCCGCCAGCACGCGGACGGTATAGGCGCCGCGGGAAAAGCCGAACAGATAGATCTGGTCGCCGGCCTGCCAGGTGTGGACCAGGAAGGAATAGGCCGCGAGCACATTGTCATCGAGCCCATAGCCGGTGGTGAGGCCCAGGATCGCGTTGAAATCCTGCCTCAGCTTGTGCCACGGGTCCGGCCGCTCCAGCGTGCCGACGCCCGGATCGTAAAACACCAGTTGCCGCGGGGAGGTCTTCTCGGTCTTGCGCAGGCAGCGATAGAGCTTGAGAACGTTGGAAATGTTCTCGGAAATCTCGTTGCCGGTGCCGTCGCAGCAGATGATGATGTTGCGCATGGGGGACTCGCGGGGAATCAGGTGATGCTACCTTGGCGAGTATAGCGGATTCCAGGAGGAGTGGCCTGTCGTGCGTGGACAGTTTGCGGCCGCGCGATGCCGGTGACTTGATTCAACACCGTTTGGTTCGGGGCCGTCATCGCCAGCTGAATTTCGGCCTCAAGCGCCGCCTCGGGTAACGGAACTACTCAGGGCCCTCCTGCGCTGGCGCTCCCCGGGGGGAGACGAAGGGCTGCCAGAAAAACTCTGATAAAGAAAACTCTGATAAAACAAATACAAACCAGATCGACTTCCTGGCTAGTGCTCCCACTTGCTACCACCGACAAGCAGCCGGGCGCTGCCGACGTGGGACGGGTTGCCGCTGTCCAGGCAGAAGTGGGTCAAAAAAGGCCTTGCGCGAAGGGGAACCGGATGCGCTAGATCGCATTTCTAGAGGTACAGGCCCACTTGCTACGTCAAGTTGACCCTTTCACAACAACCAACAAACTTACGAAAGGATGCGACATGCCCC
This portion of the Bradyrhizobium sp. AZCC 2262 genome encodes:
- a CDS encoding DUF2235 domain-containing protein, which codes for MRNIIICCDGTGNEISENISNVLKLYRCLRKTEKTSPRQLVFYDPGVGTLERPDPWHKLRQDFNAILGLTTGYGLDDNVLAAYSFLVHTWQAGDQIYLFGFSRGAYTVRVLAGLIHKIGLITPEQVNLAGSGLIAYKQFSSDEAPKLRASLKSFTDVAAAEDAMPQSAFDNAAQFARITSTRWPTIRFVGVWDTVASVIVPRADRFYWPSLEELAFTLLNPSVQTFRQAISMDERRCMFRLKKWDDPQTFKHNRFNDAHAEPQDILQVWFAGVHADIGGGYPEKQSGLSKYPLLWMIDEATKCGLQVNQATVNQLAWGIQRKGSPFSYVVPDVRGELHDSLRGAWWLLEYLPKRATYKEWPARQAYFGWYIPDAEPRLIPDGAIIHESALLRMDAMPSYRPVNLPKQYEKSPMPVAPAHASAEAEEDA